A region of the Clostridium estertheticum subsp. estertheticum genome:
TACTCCTTCACTCCTACTTTTTAGTATCTATAAAATTTCCAATACTTCTTTGCTCTTTTTCTAAAGCTTCCTTAAAAACCTGCACATTATATTGTTCATTTTTAAATGCTCCAATAGTTATTTTATGTTTTTTATTATATTTTGAAATTTCACCCTTGAACTCTTCGTAGGTCTCAGAATTTTTTTTTGGATTTCTATCTTTATTTACAGCGATAGACCCTTTTCTATGAACAACACCAGATTTAGTAGTATCTTTTACTCTGCGTCTTATCTCAACATCAATTTTATTTAATTTAAATTCCATAATAAACCTCCCAACTTTATCCTAGTGGGTTACTCCTTTTATACTAAAAGGTTATGCTTTTTTATCTACTAAAACACCAGCCATTTCACACATTTTAGCTACCACATCAAGTATTTTCCTTGAGGGAATCTCTTTTATAACTTGATTAGTATCGTTATCAACGACCTTTACAATCATTTGATTAAAAAAGTCATGTTTATCATATTGCAGATGGGTACCATCGCCCTCTAAAAATTTATTCACTTTTTTTACTGCACTCTTAATTTCATTTTCACTATTCTCATTTTCACTGAGTAAATTATCATTCTCATAAGGTTTAGAACCATTAATGTTTTCTGAGTATTTATTATAACTATTCAAATCTATAAAATCATTTTTAATGTTACCTCCAATATCCATTTTTCTCTCCTTTTATTTTTTTAACTTTTCTAACATCAATGCATCAACAACCATAGCTCTTTGATTCTCATCTATCACTTCTTTATAAAGTTCTTTTCTTAAAATGCCAATTTCTCTGGGTGCATTTATAGCAATTTTCACTGAACCATTTTCAATCTTTACTATTGTTATTTCTACATTTTCACCTATCATCAGTGATTCACCTTTTTTCCTACCTATTACTAACATTTAGACCTCCCATCTCGCTGCTTTTTAGTAAAAATAACAATTATTATTTGCTATTCTCTTTAAATAGAGGTTCCTTTATTCTATACTTATCATTATCTAATATTAATTGTTCTCCTACTTTTTCTTTTGTATTAATAATGATCGGAGCTTTTAAATTAGTGGTCATCTTATTTACATTTGAACTTAAAGTTACTGTAGTCAAAACCAATACTTCTTCTGGCTCTGTTATTTTAAGTTCTAATACACAGTTGTCTGGTACCTTAAATTCATACTCTTGAGATATCGTAAATGGAGATACCAAAACAAGACCTACTTCGGTATTTTCAATTGAGTGTAACACACTAAAAATGCCATTGTTTTCTATTGGGAATATTATGAATTTTTTTAACTCTTTAAACCCAGGCAGACCTTTTTTAAACTTTATAACATCTTCATCATTATATTCTCTAACTCCATGATACTTAGTGACTAGCTCCATTTTTCACTTCACTCCTTTAGTAAAAAGCATTTTAACCTTAATATTCATTTTACATTTTTCTATTTAAAATTATGATTTAAATTTTTCATTATTTATATTTGTCCATTATAGATAATCAAGTAATGAAGGCTGAAGTACCTTTGCACTAGTTTGAAGAGCTGCCGTGTACACAGTTTGCATTGTAGCATATTCCATTGATTTTTCTGTAATATCTATATCCTCAGTTGTGGATAAAATTTCTGTCATATTGGTGTTTTGATCTACATTTCTAGCTAAAGCACTATCCATTCTGTTTTGCTTAGCACCAACTTGCGAGCGTAATTTCAGAACATTAGTCATAAAATTTTGAATACCCTTTAAATCCGTAGTTGTTAACTCATTAACAGCAGCCGTTGTATCAGCTACATTTTTACCAGCATCGAGATTGCCTGTAATATTGGCTAAAAGACTTGTAAGACTCTTTTCACCTCCAAAATCCACAACATCAGAAGCTGTTACATTATAATCCATAGTCACCCCTTGAGAAATTTCAACCGAAAGTTTAGCTTTTGAATTAGCTACATCTGTTACAGTTGCACTATCAGCTGTTAAACTCAACGTTGTATTATCTTTATTAGTTGTACCTGTTGCACCTGTTACAACCGCGGCAGCTGTAGGCTTATCTGTTCCTCTTGTCCCACCAAATATATATTTGCCATCAAAACTCGTGTTTAATATTTCAGAAAGTTCTGACACCCTTTGATTAATTTCATCCTTCACAGCTGTTCTTTGATTATCACCATAACCAGCATTACCCACCGAAACTAAAAGCTCTTGAATTCTAGTAGCTACTTTGCCTACGTGATCCAATGCTGTGTCTGTTACATCAAGCCAATTTGATGTATTCGAAATATTATCATTATATTGTTTATTTGCATCTATATCTGAATATATTTGCATTATCTTAGAAGCTTTAGAAGGGTCATCCGAAGCCTTTCTTATTTGCTTACCAGTAGCCATTTGAGTTTGAATCGTACTCAGATTATTTAAATTTGTTTTCATGTCCCTTAAAAAATTATTGGATAACATTTTATTGGTTATTCTCATATATTCACTCCTTAATTAATACACTCTAAGTTCTATTGTTTATTTTTTTAAACCATTGACAATTAAATCTAGGAGCTCATCAACAGTTGAAATAATCTTTGCATTTGCTGCATAAGCATGTTGATATTGAATTAGATTAGCCATTTCCTCATCCAAAGATACCCCCGATATAGAAGTTCTAGATTGCTCTAAACTCGCAAGTTGTATTTCATGATTTTTTACAGTTCTTGTGGCCTCTTGAGTCTGTATCGCTAAATCATTAACGATTTTTGTAAAATATCCCCCAATAGTCGATCCATCCGTAGCAGAACTAATAGTCAACAGTGAAGTTGTGCCCCCAGTAATAGTGTTTCCAAAACCAGCTCTAGTAGTAATCCCATCGCTATTATCTGGAATTTTGAATTTAACATCTCTAAGCTGTGCAATAGCTAATGCTCTAGTTCCGTCAGTTTTCCCTGGGTTTTCACCTGCTCCGACCTTTATTTTCGTTGTGTCAGCAATAATTATTGGATTAACTGTAATATTTCCTGCCGTAATTCCTGCTTCCCCAACAGTTGTATGATTTGTACTATTGACAAAAAAATCATCTATCCCATCATTACTAGTAGCCGACCCATCATGCACAGCATTCACAGAAAATGCAATACTCTTAGCTAGGCTATTTAGTTTATTCTTATATGTAGCTATATTAGTTTGTACATCCATGTAGCCCTTTAGCTCTCCTGTTGTGGGAGTATAATCAATTGGACTATGTGGCGGTATATTAACATCATCTTTATCTATCAAAGATATTTTTTCTGTAGTTTCATCATAATAGAATCTTTTCACACCAGTATTTGAAGTTGCTTTTACAAGGTAAGTACTGTTACCATCTTTATCAGTAACTTTTATATCCTGTCCTCCAAATGATTGTTTGTCAATTTTTATGCCAAATTTTGTGCTTAGCTGGTCTTCAAGCAAATCCCTTTTATCCATTAAATCATTAGGCTCATTTCCACCAACCTTTACTTTTATTATTTGTTGATTTAATTCATCTACTTGATTAAGCATACTGTTTATATCTACTACATCCTGCTTAATAACTGCATTACAGTCACCTTTTAGGGTTGATAACTGATTATAAGTGCTATTTAATTCGTCAGTTAGTGCTTTAGACTGCTGTGCAACTACGGTTCTTGTACTTGAAAGTTCAGGGCTTGTTGATAGCGCTTGCCAAGAATCAAAGACCTTTCCTATCAATTTTGACACACCAGTCTCGCTAACTCCATTAAAAACGGTCTCAACCTTTGAAAGGAACTCTTCTTTACCCTGGTTTAATCCCAGAGCACCATTTTCATCTCTTATCTGGTAATCCAAATAACTATCTCTAATTCTCGTTATGGATGAAATTTGTACACCAGTACCTAATTGACCTGGTCCTATAGCGTTATTCATAGATGGCATACCAAATGGTGTTGTAGTCTCCATAGTTGCTCTTTGCCTTGAATATCCGTCGGTATTAGCATTAGCTATATTATGACTTGTTACATCTATTGCTCCTTGTTGAGCGGTCAAACCTCTTACTGCTACGTTCATCGTTGAATATAATCCTGACATTATCCCACCTCCTACTATTTTTTCACTTTACCGTATCCATTGTAAGTTTTTGCTTCCCTTACTGGATTTAATACATTTAACATTCTATTTGTAAAACTAAGTCCTTGTCTTATAAGTAACTCGTTTGTGTCCTTTTGTAATACTACAGCTTGTAATAACAATTTAATTGCATGGAAATTCTTTTCAAGTTCTGGATTTTTCGCCGCCTCAATTATTGGTCCCATAGCTTTATTCTCGGTAATTTTTCGTCGTAACACTTCCATGTGAGCTATGTTTTTATTTGCTGCTTTAATTTTATTTACGCATGCTTCCATTCCAAATATGTCATTAGTGACTATGTTTTTGTGTTGATTTTCAAGTTCTAATAAAAGAACCTTAAGCGATTGCGTTTCGTTTATCATAACATCATTTAGTTTTTGCATCATAACTAAATATCTCTCCCCTTCATGTTATCAATAATTTTTTTAGCTACTAATTTTGAATCCACGTTGTAGGTACCATTATTTACTTTGTCTTTTATAGCTGCTATTTCCTCATTAGAATTAACTGATTTACCATCTAATGCTAAAGCACTTAAACTTTTTCCTGCTGCTGACAACTCAATAGTATCTTTTGTCGTTTTTGTAACCTTGACCTCTGCTTTATTTGTATTCTTTTTGTAAAAATTAATCACATTAGGTTTTACTCCATCTATTTTCATTTTTTTCACTCCTAGCTTTTTATATCTTTGAGCCTCTAATTTCTTATCTACTTCTATTATCGTATAGAATTCTTTAAAGTTTATACGATAAACAAAAAAAGGAATAAATTTTCTTTATTCCTTTTTATATAATATGTAATTTCAGATCTATTCTGTTAGAGTTTTAACTCTTTCTTCTCCACTAATTATACTAGTAATTCTAACTCCAAAATTCTCGTCTACTACTACAACTTCGCCGTATGCTACTTTTTTGCCATTTACTAATATCTCTACTGGCTCTTCCGCCAATTTATCAAGCTCAATTAAAGATCCAGTACCAAGATTTAAAATATCTCTTATATTCTTTTTAGTTTTACCAAGCACTACAGAAATTTCTAATTGAACATCTAATATTAAATCAATGTTTCTAGGATTATTATATAGTGGTGCTTTTTTTAGAGGCTGAAAAGCCGCTTTGCGAACCTCTACTTGTGGCTCTTGTCTTTCAATTGGTTTCGCATAATATTCTGGTTCTGGTGAAGCTTTCGCACTATTTGATTCATATTGTGGTACTGAATCATCAGCCTTTGGTTGTGTTTCTGGTGTTTTTGTCTCAATTGGAGGTTCAACTACTTTCGCTGGCTCCTCACTCGCTTCAGTCCCCATCATAATAGAGACTATTTTTTTAGCAGTTTCTATAGGAAGTACTTGCATTATAACACTATCAACTAATGTACCTATAGTCATTTTAAAAGCTACCTGAACGACCTGCTCATCTTCACCTATATCATCATTTAAGGGTGAAGTACCCTCATCCCATATTTTAGATTGTGGAGGTGAAATATTAACTTCCCTTGCAAACATTGTTGCCATAGATGTCGCAGCAGATCCAATCATCTGATTCATAGCTTCTGATACTGCACTAAGTTCAATTTCTGATAGCTCTGGTTTACCTTCTATGTTACCATCTCCACCCATCATCAAACTAGCTATAACTGCTGCATCAGTATTCTTAATTACTAAAAGGTTCCCCCCCGCAATACCACTTGTAAATTTAACGTCTAAAGCAATATTGGGGATCTCAAATGTACCTCTTAGTTGTTTGAGTGTGCTTACCGTAACTACTGGCGTTGCAATGTTAACAGGCTGGCCTACAATAGTTGAAAGTGCTGTTGATGCTGAGCCCATAGAAATATTTCCAACTTCACCTAACAAATCTTTCTCACTATCAGTTAATTCAAATGATTCTATAGATTCAGTCTTTATATCTTTGTCCGCACTTATGTCCTTAGTATCTACTCCCTCAGCCGAGTTCGCCTCTTTTGCAGAGTCTGTAGTTGGAGTTGAATCCGCACCGTCTCCATTTAAGAGAGCGTCGATTTCTTCTTGTGAAAGAAAGCCGTTACTCATAATTTTCCACATCCTTATCTATTATATCTATTATCTCAATTCCCCTGTTTTTGCCTATAGTACCAGGTTTGCCAGTATAACATAAATGATCTTCAACAAATAGATTAACTTGGCTATCACTTGAATTATCAAGAGTTATTACATCACCTTCAGTTAATTGCAGAAACTCATCTACTGTAATATTAGTGCTACCTAGTATTCCAGTCATTGGAACACTTACTATATTTAATCTACTTTTTAATCTATTTCTAGATTCATTTACAACTTCTTCATCATTTTCTCTAAACCAATATTGAACAACCAGTTTATCAAGTACTTTTTCAATACTTAAATAAGGTATACACATATTTATAAATGTAGTGTTTTTACCCATTTCTACGGAAAAAGTAATTAAAGCAACTGGTTCATTTGGTGCTAGTGTTTGATTAAGTGATGGATTAGTTTCTAATGCCTCAATCTCTGGTTCTACGTCCAAAACATCTTCCCAAGCAAGTTTCAAGTTAGCTATAAGTCCTGCATTAACATTTCGTAATATGTTTTTATCTATATCAGAAAATTCCTTATTTGCAACCTTCCTATTCCCCATTCCACCTAAGAGTATATCAATCACTTGAAAAGAAAATTGAGGATTAGTTTCAAATAATATAGAGCCACTTAAAGGTGGCATCTTAAATATAGTTAAGATAGTAGGATTAGGAATTGAATGAATAAATTCCTCATATGTTATTTGCTGAATACTTTCAATTTGAATCTTTACATTATTTCTTAGCTGTGCAGATAAATAACTTGATATTATTCTTCCATAATTATCATGAATTAACTCAAGCGTTCTCAAATGATCTTTTGAGAACTTTTGAGGACTCTTAAAATCATATAATTTAACTTTATGCTTTTCTTCTTCATTTGGAATCTGATCTGGCTCTATTTCCCCAGAAGATAGGGCAGATAGAAGTGAATCTATTTCACTTTGTGATAATACCTCTGCCATAATTCTACCTCATTCCCCTGTAATATAATTGTAATATTTAACTTACTTTTAGTAAAGTTTTATCTTTCGATAAGTCTTATAGAAAAATAAGCTCTTACCGAAAGGGAATCTCTTATCTTTCAATAAGTTTACCAATATCAATTAATGTGACTATTCTATCCTTAAAGTTTATTATTCCTTTAATATAGGCTTTATCTTTATCAGTTTCAATCTTTTCAATTAAATCTGTTTCAATTTCTAATACTTCATCAACTTGGTCTACAGTTACTCCAACAGACTCTTCTTTTAGATTTAAAATAATAATATTTTCTTGTTCTATGCTGCCTTTTTCAATATCTAAAAGGAGATTAATATCTAAAAGGGAAATTATATTACCTCTTAGATTAATTAGTCCCTTTATGTATGCAGCAGATTTAGGTACATTTGTGATTTCCATCATATCATTAATGCTTTGAACACTTGATGCTTCAACCGCAAATTGTTCCTCATTAACCTTAAATACAATTACTTGCATAACTCTCCCCCTTTAACCTAAAACTTTTTTTATTGCCTCAAGTACTCTATCTGATTGGAATGGTTTAACTATAAAATCTCTTGCACCAGCTTTTATTGCATCCATAACCATAGTCTGTTGGCCCATTGCACTACACATAATTACTTTTGCTGCTGGATCAAATGCTTTAATTGCTTTAACAGCTTCTATTCCATCCATTTCAGGCATAGTAATATCCATAGTAACAATATCTGGTTTTTCTGCCTTATATAATTCTACACCCTTTAGTCCATTACTTGCTTCTCCTACAATTTCAAATCCGTTTTTCTCCAATATATCTTTTATCATCATTCTCATAAACGCAGCGTCATCAACAATTAATACTCTAGCCATTTTATAATACCTCCAATTAGTTTACACCTAGTGAATTTAATATTTTTTCAAGCGATCCGGGCATTGGTATATAATAAAAATGCCCTCTTATTTTTTCATTTTCCTGTAAAAAGTTTGTTTCTAAATCAAGTACATACTCATCAAATTGACCCGCTTCAATAAAGGTCGTTGAGAGTATTGCTGCCATCATATCTAGTGCTACTGCTGGCACGGAAGGCCTAACCTCAAGTTTCGTAAGTTCTGCTATTGCATTCATGAAAGAACTTGAAATAATATTTCCAATCTCACAGAGTGCTGAGTTTCCAATCTCTGTTATTTGCTGCTGCTCTTTTCCTACAAGCCCTGATATAATTCTTAGAGCAACATCCTTTTCCAAAGTAAACAATATATTACCCGGTATATCTCCAAGTACTCGCACAACAACACCAATTACTACTACTTCGACGTCTATACTTGAAAAGATATCATCAAATGGAATAATATTTACTGCTGGCACGCTCATATCTACTTTTTCATTCAGTAACTCTGATAAAGCAGTCGCTGCATTGCCTGCACCAATATTCCCCACTTCCTGTAGAACATCAAGCTGCATAGGAGTAAGCTCAGAATAATCCATATTATGTCCTCCTTAGACTAAAGCCGCAACATCAAGTATCAATGTAACAAGTCCATCTCCTAAAATTGTTGCTCCTATATATTCTTTTATTCCATGTAATGTTTGCCCTAATGGCTTTATTACAATTTCTTGTTGTCCTAGAAGTGAATCCACTAAAAGGCCTACAGTTTTCTCTCCGACTTTTACAATGACAATATATCTCTTTGTAATTTCAATATTTTTTATTTCCATTTTTTCATTTACTCTTACAAGTGGAATTACACTATCATTGTATACAATAACTTCTTTATTATTAGTCTTCTTAATTAACTCTACCTTATAATCTATTACTCTATCAATATATCCAAGAGAGATAGCCATAGTTTCATTACCAACTTTTACTAGTAATGCCTGGATTATTTGTAGTGTCAATGGTAATCTTATAATAAAAGATGTACCTTTGTCAATCTCACTTATCGCATCTACAGTTCCACCAAGTGCAGCAATTTTAGTTTTGACAACATCCATACCCACTCCGCGCCCAGATATATCAGTTACTTTGTCATTAGTACTAAATCCTTGTGCAAAAATCAAATTTTTTACATCAGCATCTGTCATGCCCTCAGTATTTATACCAGATTCATTTGCTTTTACCTTTATTCTCTCTACGTCCAGGCCTGCACCATCGTCTTCAACCTTTATAATTGCTTTAGTACCTTCAGCATAAGCTATAAGCTTAATTGTACCAACTGGACTCTTTCCTTTAGCAATTCGCACGCTACTAGGCTCAACACCGTGATCTGCTGCATTACGAAGCAAATGAAGTAATGGTTCCCCTATTTCATCAATAACTGTCCTATCAAGTTCTGTCTCCTGTCCTTGAATTACAAGTTCCATATCTTTATTAAGATTTTTTGATATATCGCGAATCATCCTTGGAAATCTATTAAATACTACTTCAAGTGGCAACATTCTAATCTTCATTACCAAATCTTGAAGCTCAGACGTAGCTCTAGCTACTTGTTCTAAAGTTTCATTTAAATCAGTTAGTTTATGAACGCTACTTATTTGTTCTAGTCTTGTTCTATGAATTACAAGTTCTGATACCATATTCATAAATTTATCTAGTCTATCTAGTTCAACTCTAACAGATTGATGCGCTTTTTTATGAGCTACAACTTCCTTCTTGTCTTTGTTTTTACCCTCTACCATAGGCTTGCTTTTCACTTCTTCTATTTTAGCCTCAGTAGCCTTTTCAATCCCTTTAACTTCCACTAATTTATCAGATAGAGTAGCCGCAGTGCTGTCAATGTCAACATCCTCCACATTTGCTTTTTCTACTTCAGATATATTGAGTAAAATATCAGTAACTTCATCTTTTTCCTTATTAGTTATATAAATTAAATTTATTTCAAATTCAAAATTCTCATCTTCTAAATCCTCAGCTCCTGGTACCGATTTTATTATCTCTCCGTATTCTTCTAAGCTCTTAAAAATGAGAAATGCCCTAGCTGCTTTTAATAGCGTATTTTCACTTATCAAAATCTTTATGTCAAATGCGTTATACATTTTTTCTTTTGCTTGTTTTATGACATCAATATCATATTCATTAAGACTTACTCTCTCACCCATATCTTCGTTACTAGTGTTTTGTGGCGTATTTTCAATTTTCTCTTCTTGGGCTTTTGGATTTTCACCACTCTCAGCCATTTCAAGTAAATCCTTTAATATCTCGTCTATTGAAATATCTTCTGAAATATCTTCTGAAATATTATTCACCATTTTTTCTAAAGTGTCAAGACACCTAAATAGAACAGTTACAACTTTTTCGTTTACCTTAAGTTTGCCCTCACGAAATTCTGATAAGATATTCTCCATGTTGTGGGTTAATTCAGCCATTTGACTAAAACCCATGGTTGCTGCCATTCCCTTTATAGTATGAGCTACCCTAAATATTTCATTTAACTTGTCTATATCTTCTGGGTTTTGTTCAAGCTCAAGAAGCGACTCATTCAATGTTTGTAAATTTTCCATAGACTCTTCTAAGAACATTGACATATATTGTGATGTATCCATTTTATCCCCCTCATTATTTCTTAATGCTTGTCCACCTATAATTTTTTATAGATAAATGTGGATGCTTTTTCAAATCCATACTCTTTATAATTATATATACTTTCAGTTGCACCTACAAATAATAAACCACCTTTTTTTAATGAATCACTTATTTTTTTATATATTTTATCCTTAATATCTTGATTAAAATAAATAACTACATTTCTGCACACTACTAAATCAAAATTATTATCAAAATTATCTAAAATAAGATCATGTTTCTTAAATTCAACCATTTTTTTAATTTGAGGACTAATTATGTATTTGTCCCCATTAACTACAAAATATTTGTCCATAAATTGTTTGGGAACATTTTTAACTTCTGAATAAACATACTCTCCATTTTTCGCTTTTTGAAGTATTGTACTATCGATGTCTGTAGCTATAATTTTATGATTTCCGCGAGAATTTAAATTATCTACAATCATAGCTAGTGAATAAGGCTCAGCTCCAATAGAACATGCTGCACTCCAAATTTTAAGTCCTGAATTATATGGGAGTTCTGACTTAATCTTTTTTGAAAGTTCATCAAATATTTCAGGATTTCTAAAAAATTCTGTTACATTTATTGTTATAAAATCTAAGAACTTCTGTTTTTGAGCGGGATCTTTTTTAAGTAAACTAATATATTCCTCTACGGAACTAACTCCCACTCTTGACATTAAGCTCAAAATTCGTCTGTGCAACTGATTAGATTTATACGCTGACAAATCTATACTATATTCTTTTAAGACCCAATGCTGAAATTCTATTAAATCCATTAGCGTTTGCTCATCTCCTCATTACAACCCTATTTATTTCCTGCGCAATATTTTCTAGCGGTACAACTTCATCGACTTTACCAGTTTCAAAAGCCGCCTTTGGCATGCCATATATGGTGCAGGTAGATTCATGTTCTGCCATAGTAATTCCGCCATTGTCTTTAATAGTTGCGGTACCTATTGCACCATCGCGTCCCATTCCCGTAAGTATAACGCTTAAAAGTCTGGAACCATAGACTGCTGTTGCTGATATAAATAGCTTATCTACCGCAGGCCTAACCCCCCAGATAGTTGGTTCAATATTTAAATGTATTTTCTTATCACGGCCTACCTCCATATGATATCCACCAGGCGCAATATAAACTACATTTTTTTGGATTAAATCACCATCAGAGGCTTCAACAACTTTTAATTTACTATTTAAATTAAGCCTTTGTGCAAAAGCCTTTGTAAAACCAGTTGGCATATGTTGCACTACTAAAACTGGTACTCCTATATTATCGGGCAATACTGTTATTACTTTATATAATGCTTTAGGACCACCAGTAGATGCTCCAATAACCACGGCCTCAACGGTTGGAACTGCTACCTTTAACGGTCTCTCTATAGCATTACTAGATACTACTTTATTTATAATATTTTTTTTTTCAAAAGTCGTGGTAGTTCTGCTTTCACTTTGCATATAAGCTAATTTTATTTTTTGGACCAATTCATCTTTAACTTTATTTACATCTAATGATATTGCTCCAGAGGGTTTTGCAATAAAATCAAAAGCTCCTAGTCCAAGGCACTGCATAGTTAACTCTGTACTAGCCTTAGAACTGTTGCTAAGCATTATAGCTTGTACATTTTTGTTAACTGCTTTTAATCTCTTTAGCGTCGTTATACCATCCATATGCGGCATTTCAATATCCAAAGTTATTACGTCAGGTAGCAATCGTTCTATTTTTGATAATAATTCTTCACCATTTCTTGCTGTACCTATAACTTCCATTTCTGCTTCAGCATTAATCATATCAGAAATTATTTTTCTCATTAATGCTGAATCATCTACTACAAAAACTTTTATCTTCTTAACCATTATATATCACCCTTTACTTTTGTTTAAATCATCTCCTGGGTCATTAAATCTCCACGGTTCCCATTCCTACAGTCCTAATAGACAGTAGACCATTAGTTGTATCAAATATTAAAGTTCTGCCTTTATTACCACCGATGTCTTCCGCGAGTAGCGGGATAGATAGCATTTTTAGAGCATTTTTCACTGCTATACTATTTCGATTACCAATATCCATAATTATACTTTTATCAGAAAAATTAAACATTGATGCTCCACCTGCTATTTTAGCCCGCATATTGCATAACTTCGCACCTTTACTAATCATTTTAGTAACTAAAATAGGTATAGCCAAATCTGCAAACTTTATTTCATTTGTTATTTTATTAAACTGACTACTGTCTGGAAGCATTATGTGTGCTAGTCCTGCAATTCCTATATATTTATCAAAAATTGCAATACCCACACAAGATCCAAGCCCAACAGTTATTAATTTATCTGGTGAAAGTACTACATTCAAATCTGCAATTCCTACCTTTATCTCATTATATTCCATAATTACACCCTATTTTATAATATTTGTGTTTTTTCTTCATCAGTCAATATA
Encoded here:
- a CDS encoding flagellar protein FlaG, whose amino-acid sequence is MDIGGNIKNDFIDLNSYNKYSENINGSKPYENDNLLSENENSENEIKSAVKKVNKFLEGDGTHLQYDKHDFFNQMIVKVVDNDTNQVIKEIPSRKILDVVAKMCEMAGVLVDKKA
- the csrA gene encoding carbon storage regulator CsrA, whose product is MLVIGRKKGESLMIGENVEITIVKIENGSVKIAINAPREIGILRKELYKEVIDENQRAMVVDALMLEKLKK
- the fliW gene encoding flagellar assembly protein FliW; protein product: MELVTKYHGVREYNDEDVIKFKKGLPGFKELKKFIIFPIENNGIFSVLHSIENTEVGLVLVSPFTISQEYEFKVPDNCVLELKITEPEEVLVLTTVTLSSNVNKMTTNLKAPIIINTKEKVGEQLILDNDKYRIKEPLFKENSK
- the flgL gene encoding flagellar hook-associated protein FlgL, giving the protein MRITNKMLSNNFLRDMKTNLNNLSTIQTQMATGKQIRKASDDPSKASKIMQIYSDIDANKQYNDNISNTSNWLDVTDTALDHVGKVATRIQELLVSVGNAGYGDNQRTAVKDEINQRVSELSEILNTSFDGKYIFGGTRGTDKPTAAAVVTGATGTTNKDNTTLSLTADSATVTDVANSKAKLSVEISQGVTMDYNVTASDVVDFGGEKSLTSLLANITGNLDAGKNVADTTAAVNELTTTDLKGIQNFMTNVLKLRSQVGAKQNRMDSALARNVDQNTNMTEILSTTEDIDITEKSMEYATMQTVYTAALQTSAKVLQPSLLDYL
- the flgK gene encoding flagellar hook-associated protein FlgK; this translates as MSGLYSTMNVAVRGLTAQQGAIDVTSHNIANANTDGYSRQRATMETTTPFGMPSMNNAIGPGQLGTGVQISSITRIRDSYLDYQIRDENGALGLNQGKEEFLSKVETVFNGVSETGVSKLIGKVFDSWQALSTSPELSSTRTVVAQQSKALTDELNSTYNQLSTLKGDCNAVIKQDVVDINSMLNQVDELNQQIIKVKVGGNEPNDLMDKRDLLEDQLSTKFGIKIDKQSFGGQDIKVTDKDGNSTYLVKATSNTGVKRFYYDETTEKISLIDKDDVNIPPHSPIDYTPTTGELKGYMDVQTNIATYKNKLNSLAKSIAFSVNAVHDGSATSNDGIDDFFVNSTNHTTVGEAGITAGNITVNPIIIADTTKIKVGAGENPGKTDGTRALAIAQLRDVKFKIPDNSDGITTRAGFGNTITGGTTSLLTISSATDGSTIGGYFTKIVNDLAIQTQEATRTVKNHEIQLASLEQSRTSISGVSLDEEMANLIQYQHAYAANAKIISTVDELLDLIVNGLKK
- a CDS encoding flagellar protein FlgN; its protein translation is MMQKLNDVMINETQSLKVLLLELENQHKNIVTNDIFGMEACVNKIKAANKNIAHMEVLRRKITENKAMGPIIEAAKNPELEKNFHAIKLLLQAVVLQKDTNELLIRQGLSFTNRMLNVLNPVREAKTYNGYGKVKK
- the flgM gene encoding flagellar biosynthesis anti-sigma factor FlgM, giving the protein MKIDGVKPNVINFYKKNTNKAEVKVTKTTKDTIELSAAGKSLSALALDGKSVNSNEEIAAIKDKVNNGTYNVDSKLVAKKIIDNMKGRDI
- the fliY gene encoding flagellar motor switch phosphatase FliY, with amino-acid sequence MSNGFLSQEEIDALLNGDGADSTPTTDSAKEANSAEGVDTKDISADKDIKTESIESFELTDSEKDLLGEVGNISMGSASTALSTIVGQPVNIATPVVTVSTLKQLRGTFEIPNIALDVKFTSGIAGGNLLVIKNTDAAVIASLMMGGDGNIEGKPELSEIELSAVSEAMNQMIGSAATSMATMFAREVNISPPQSKIWDEGTSPLNDDIGEDEQVVQVAFKMTIGTLVDSVIMQVLPIETAKKIVSIMMGTEASEEPAKVVEPPIETKTPETQPKADDSVPQYESNSAKASPEPEYYAKPIERQEPQVEVRKAAFQPLKKAPLYNNPRNIDLILDVQLEISVVLGKTKKNIRDILNLGTGSLIELDKLAEEPVEILVNGKKVAYGEVVVVDENFGVRITSIISGEERVKTLTE
- the fliM gene encoding flagellar motor switch protein FliM, which translates into the protein MAEVLSQSEIDSLLSALSSGEIEPDQIPNEEEKHKVKLYDFKSPQKFSKDHLRTLELIHDNYGRIISSYLSAQLRNNVKIQIESIQQITYEEFIHSIPNPTILTIFKMPPLSGSILFETNPQFSFQVIDILLGGMGNRKVANKEFSDIDKNILRNVNAGLIANLKLAWEDVLDVEPEIEALETNPSLNQTLAPNEPVALITFSVEMGKNTTFINMCIPYLSIEKVLDKLVVQYWFRENDEEVVNESRNRLKSRLNIVSVPMTGILGSTNITVDEFLQLTEGDVITLDNSSDSQVNLFVEDHLCYTGKPGTIGKNRGIEIIDIIDKDVENYE